Proteins from a single region of Caloramator sp. E03:
- a CDS encoding sensor histidine kinase, with protein MNEELKYKISEIIDINFLQNIQDKFAKMLGLAAITVNSNGSPIDKASNFIGYCNLIRKSKKGYQRCSLCDANGCFQSMNAKSPVIYRCHAGLTDVAAPIIVDDTYIGGMLCGQVILEEQKNDNIVDFKKLSQEIEIPEEDLRREFKKAPIVSYDKLRDASDFLYIFANYIAKIGMVNITQSKLLKETKEKIRLENLLRDTQIKSLQSQINPHFLFNTLNTIARMALIEGAPKTEDLIYNLSDLLRYNLKNSGNMVEIETEINNIRKYINIQAIRYGNRISYEINIDPEILDSKIPVMTLQPIVENAIIHGLEEKKEGGKLIISGKLMFKKYILLEICDNGLGIPEEKLISLLNSSQEYNKIGLGIHNVDGRIKYYFGNEYGLRIESTVGKGTKVQIRVPYIK; from the coding sequence ATGAATGAGGAACTAAAATATAAAATCAGTGAAATAATTGATATTAATTTTCTTCAAAACATTCAGGATAAGTTTGCCAAGATGCTTGGACTTGCAGCGATTACTGTAAATAGTAATGGCTCTCCAATCGATAAAGCAAGCAACTTCATTGGATACTGTAACCTTATTAGAAAAAGTAAAAAAGGTTATCAAAGGTGTTCCCTTTGCGATGCTAATGGATGTTTTCAGTCAATGAATGCAAAAAGTCCGGTAATCTACAGATGCCACGCTGGTCTTACAGATGTTGCTGCCCCAATAATCGTTGATGATACTTATATTGGCGGAATGCTTTGTGGACAAGTTATATTAGAAGAGCAAAAAAACGATAACATTGTAGATTTTAAAAAATTATCACAAGAGATTGAAATTCCTGAAGAGGATTTAAGAAGGGAGTTTAAGAAAGCTCCTATCGTATCTTATGACAAATTAAGAGATGCTTCAGATTTTTTATATATATTTGCAAATTATATAGCAAAAATTGGTATGGTAAACATCACTCAAAGCAAACTCCTTAAAGAAACAAAAGAAAAAATACGCCTCGAAAACCTATTAAGGGATACTCAAATTAAATCATTACAATCTCAAATCAATCCACACTTTCTTTTCAATACACTAAACACAATTGCAAGAATGGCTCTTATTGAAGGTGCTCCAAAGACTGAGGATTTAATTTATAATCTTTCCGATTTATTAAGATATAATCTTAAAAATTCTGGTAATATGGTTGAAATAGAAACTGAAATAAATAATATAAGAAAATATATTAATATTCAAGCTATACGTTATGGTAATAGGATAAGCTACGAAATAAACATTGACCCTGAAATTTTAGATTCTAAAATTCCTGTTATGACTCTTCAACCAATTGTTGAAAATGCAATAATACATGGACTCGAAGAAAAAAAAGAAGGAGGAAAGTTGATAATTTCTGGAAAACTAATGTTTAAAAAATATATATTATTAGAAATTTGTGATAATGGCCTTGGAATACCTGAAGAAAAATTAATTTCATTATTAAACAGCAGTCAAGAATATAATAAAATAGGCCTTGGCATACATAATGTTGATGGCAGAATTAAATATTATTTTGGCAATGAATACGGCTTGAGAATTGAAAGCACAGTTGGAAAAGGTACCAAGGTTCAAATTAGAGTTCCTTATATAAAATAG
- the garR gene encoding 2-hydroxy-3-oxopropionate reductase: protein MKIGFIGLGIMGKPMAKNLIKAGYELVVLDLNKAAVDELTALGAQAGKSNVDIANQCDVIITMLPNSPHVKAVVFGEGGIIEGVKPGKILIDMSSIAPLASREIYEALAQKGVEMLDAPVSGGEPKAIDGTLSVMVGGKKEIFDKCYDIMKAMASSVVYIGEIGAGNIAKLCNQIVVAINIAAVSEALILAKKAGVSPDLVYQAIRGGLAGSTVMDAKAPMMMDRNFKPGFRIDLHIKDLNNVLETSHSVGAPLPLTAQLMEIMQAIKLDGCGVEDHASIVKFYEKLANAEVTR from the coding sequence ATGAAAATAGGTTTTATAGGACTTGGAATTATGGGAAAGCCAATGGCAAAAAATTTGATTAAAGCAGGTTATGAATTAGTTGTATTAGATTTAAATAAGGCTGCTGTTGATGAATTAACAGCTCTTGGAGCTCAAGCTGGAAAATCTAATGTAGATATTGCAAATCAATGTGATGTCATCATAACAATGCTTCCAAATTCTCCTCATGTTAAGGCAGTAGTTTTTGGTGAAGGCGGTATAATTGAAGGAGTTAAGCCAGGAAAAATTCTTATAGACATGAGTTCAATAGCACCTTTGGCAAGCCGTGAAATATATGAAGCATTAGCACAAAAAGGAGTTGAAATGCTTGATGCACCTGTAAGTGGTGGTGAACCAAAGGCGATAGATGGAACATTGTCAGTTATGGTAGGTGGTAAGAAAGAAATTTTCGATAAATGTTATGATATAATGAAGGCAATGGCAAGTTCAGTAGTATACATTGGTGAAATTGGAGCAGGTAATATTGCAAAGCTTTGTAACCAGATTGTAGTTGCTATAAATATAGCTGCTGTTTCAGAGGCACTAATTCTTGCAAAGAAGGCAGGAGTTTCACCTGATTTAGTATATCAGGCAATAAGAGGTGGCCTTGCAGGAAGTACAGTAATGGATGCAAAAGCTCCAATGATGATGGACAGGAATTTCAAACCAGGATTTAGAATAGATCTTCATATTAAAGATTTGAATAACGTTCTTGAAACATCTCATAGCGTAGGTGCTCCTCTTCCATTAACTGCTCAGCTTATGGAGATTATGCAGGCAATAAAATTAGATGGCTGTGGAGTAGAGGATCATGCAAGTATTGTAAAATTCTATGAAAAACTAGCAAATGCTGAGGTTACAAGATAA
- a CDS encoding response regulator transcription factor → MYKLMIAEDEVLERKAINIIIKKYFDNIDIIEEAQNGIEAVEIARRIKPDIIIMDIRMPEKNGIEAQKTILKFNHNVKTIILTAYDEFQFAQAAIKLNVIDFLLKPAKPSEIVEAINKAITSIQFNENISSLEINAMNKSLIQEAIDYIHKNYSKNINLESVASFVHLNPQYFSRYFKANVGMTFIEYLSKLRIKKAKELLELTDKSISEISFEVGYIDPGYFSKVFSKFEGVTPNKFKIDHRKSILKA, encoded by the coding sequence GTGTATAAATTAATGATTGCTGAAGATGAAGTTCTTGAAAGAAAAGCAATAAATATAATTATTAAAAAGTATTTTGATAACATTGATATAATCGAAGAGGCTCAAAATGGGATTGAGGCAGTTGAAATAGCAAGGAGAATAAAGCCTGACATAATTATAATGGACATTAGAATGCCTGAAAAAAATGGAATTGAAGCACAAAAGACAATACTAAAATTTAATCACAACGTTAAAACAATAATACTAACAGCCTATGATGAATTTCAGTTTGCCCAAGCTGCTATTAAGCTAAATGTTATAGATTTTCTTTTAAAGCCTGCAAAACCATCAGAAATTGTTGAGGCTATTAACAAAGCTATTACATCCATTCAATTTAATGAAAATATTTCCTCCCTTGAAATAAATGCAATGAATAAATCTCTTATACAGGAAGCAATTGATTATATACATAAAAATTATTCTAAAAACATAAACCTTGAATCTGTTGCATCATTTGTACACTTAAACCCCCAATATTTTAGCAGATACTTTAAAGCCAATGTAGGTATGACTTTCATTGAATATCTATCAAAATTAAGAATAAAAAAAGCAAAGGAACTATTAGAGTTAACTGATAAAAGTATAAGTGAAATATCCTTTGAAGTTGGTTATATTGATCCTGGATATTTTAGCAAAGTATTTTCAAAGTTTGAAGGAGTAACTCCTAATAAATTTAAAATTGATCATAGAAAGTCAATATTAAAAGCATAA
- the eutM gene encoding ethanolamine utilization microcompartment protein EutM — protein MGQEALGMIETKGLVAAIEAADSMVKAANVTLIGYEKIGSGLVTVMVRGDVGAVKAATDAGAASARRVGEVISIHVIPRPHNDVEKILPKMEEK, from the coding sequence ATGGGTCAAGAAGCATTGGGTATGATTGAAACAAAAGGCCTTGTTGCTGCAATTGAGGCCGCAGATTCGATGGTAAAGGCAGCAAATGTTACTTTAATCGGGTACGAAAAGATAGGATCAGGACTTGTTACTGTTATGGTAAGAGGGGATGTTGGAGCTGTTAAAGCAGCCACAGATGCAGGAGCAGCGTCAGCAAGAAGAGTTGGAGAAGTTATTTCAATCCATGTAATTCCAAGACCACATAATGATGTTGAAAAGATTCTTCCAAAGATGGAAGAAAAATAG
- the pduB gene encoding propanediol utilization microcompartment protein PduB, with translation MDNQIIEMVLEEVKKRLNGQTLNQNQVIEKKEEIKREGETVNVSGITEFVGTAIGDTVGLVIANVDKGLHEKMGIDKKYRSIGIIGARTGAGPQIMAVDEAVKATNSEVVSIELPRDTKGGAGHGSFIVIASEDVSDARRAVEVTLKELDRTFGDVYGCDAGHLELQYTARASYAINKAFGAPIGKAFGLIVGAPAAIGLLMADVALKTASVEVVSYGSPAGGTSHSNEVVLSITGDSGAVRQAIISAREVGIKILRAMGQNPESSTKPYI, from the coding sequence ATGGATAATCAAATTATTGAGATGGTTTTAGAGGAAGTAAAAAAAAGACTTAATGGACAAACTCTAAATCAAAACCAGGTAATTGAAAAGAAAGAAGAAATTAAAAGGGAGGGTGAAACTGTGAATGTATCTGGAATTACTGAATTTGTAGGAACTGCTATAGGTGATACTGTAGGTCTTGTAATTGCAAATGTTGATAAAGGATTACATGAAAAAATGGGAATAGATAAAAAATATCGCTCAATAGGAATAATTGGTGCAAGAACAGGTGCAGGTCCTCAGATTATGGCAGTGGATGAAGCAGTAAAGGCTACGAATAGCGAAGTTGTATCAATTGAACTTCCAAGGGATACTAAAGGTGGAGCAGGTCATGGCTCATTTATTGTAATTGCTTCAGAGGATGTATCAGATGCAAGAAGAGCTGTTGAGGTTACTCTTAAGGAACTTGATAGAACTTTTGGAGATGTTTATGGCTGTGATGCAGGACATCTTGAATTACAATATACTGCAAGGGCTAGTTATGCTATAAATAAGGCTTTTGGTGCTCCTATTGGAAAGGCATTTGGGTTAATTGTTGGAGCACCAGCTGCAATTGGGCTTTTAATGGCAGATGTTGCATTGAAAACTGCAAGCGTTGAAGTTGTTTCTTATGGTTCACCAGCAGGAGGGACATCCCATTCAAATGAAGTTGTACTAAGCATTACAGGAGATTCTGGTGCTGTAAGACAAGCTATAATATCAGCAAGGGAAGTTGGGATTAAGATTTTAAGGGCCATGGGCCAAAATCCAGAATCATCAACAAAACCTTATATATAA
- a CDS encoding glycerate kinase type-2 family protein, with translation MSTIREDAFRIIDESIKAVLPEEAVIKALENKVFEGNVVVIAIGKAAWNMAKATKDTLKDKVTKGIVITKYNHSKGPIEGFEIIEAGHPIPDKNSVLGASRAIELVSNLTEKDNVIFLISGGGSALFEKPADGVELEDIIDITDQLLSCGADIVEINTIRKHLSAVKGGRFALLCNKAKIYAIVLSDVIGNRLDSIASGPAYPDSSTSQEAISIIEKYGLKVSEHLIDVLKLETPKKIDNCETVVTGSVDALCEAASKVAEKLGYKVVFLTSTLECEAKEAGRFISAIAREIKKGTSSIKPPCAIIAGGETVVRITGNGKGGRNQELALSAALGIEGLENVVIFSVGSDGTDGPTDAAGGIVDGQTANRIRKTKIEPVVYLDNNDSYNALKSSGDLIITGSTGTNVNDLIVLLIK, from the coding sequence ATGAGTACAATCAGGGAAGATGCCTTTAGAATTATAGATGAGTCTATTAAAGCTGTACTGCCAGAAGAAGCAGTTATTAAAGCACTTGAAAATAAAGTGTTTGAAGGCAATGTGGTTGTAATTGCTATTGGGAAGGCTGCTTGGAATATGGCAAAAGCTACTAAGGATACATTAAAAGATAAAGTTACAAAGGGCATTGTTATTACAAAATATAATCATTCTAAAGGCCCAATTGAAGGCTTTGAAATAATTGAAGCAGGCCATCCAATCCCGGATAAAAATTCAGTATTAGGGGCTTCAAGGGCTATAGAGCTTGTTTCAAATTTAACTGAAAAAGATAATGTAATATTTTTAATTTCCGGTGGGGGATCGGCACTATTTGAAAAACCAGCAGATGGAGTGGAGCTTGAGGATATAATTGATATTACAGATCAGCTTTTATCCTGTGGGGCTGATATTGTTGAAATAAATACTATAAGAAAGCATCTTTCAGCAGTTAAAGGCGGAAGGTTTGCTCTTCTGTGTAATAAAGCAAAAATTTATGCAATAGTGTTATCAGATGTAATTGGTAACAGATTGGATTCAATTGCTTCAGGTCCTGCTTATCCTGATAGTTCAACATCACAAGAAGCTATAAGCATTATAGAAAAATATGGTTTGAAAGTTAGTGAGCATTTAATAGATGTTTTAAAGTTAGAAACCCCAAAGAAAATAGATAACTGCGAAACGGTTGTTACTGGAAGCGTTGATGCTTTATGTGAAGCAGCTTCAAAAGTAGCAGAAAAATTAGGATATAAGGTTGTGTTTTTAACATCTACATTAGAATGTGAAGCAAAAGAGGCAGGAAGGTTCATTTCAGCAATTGCAAGGGAAATTAAAAAAGGGACTTCAAGTATAAAGCCTCCTTGTGCAATAATCGCTGGCGGAGAAACTGTTGTACGTATTACAGGGAATGGGAAAGGTGGAAGGAATCAGGAATTAGCATTATCAGCAGCTTTAGGTATTGAAGGTCTTGAAAATGTTGTTATATTTTCAGTAGGTTCTGATGGAACTGATGGGCCAACTGATGCAGCAGGTGGTATTGTTGATGGACAGACAGCAAATAGAATAAGGAAAACAAAAATAGAACCTGTTGTTTATCTTGATAATAATGATTCTTATAATGCACTAAAATCAAGCGGGGATTTAATTATTACAGGTTCAACAGGTACAAATGTAAATGACTTAATAGTTTTATTAATAAAATAA
- a CDS encoding CidA/LrgA family protein codes for MRYLRQFVIILFIAFIGEILNKIFNIPIPGNILGMVLLLFALIFGVIKLDYVDEVSKFLLEN; via the coding sequence ATGAGATATTTAAGACAATTCGTAATAATTTTATTTATAGCATTCATTGGAGAAATATTGAATAAAATATTTAATATTCCTATTCCAGGTAACATATTAGGTATGGTTTTATTACTATTTGCTCTTATCTTTGGAGTCATTAAGCTGGATTATGTTGATGAGGTTAGTAAATTCTTATTAGAAAATTAA